The Cottoperca gobio chromosome 22, fCotGob3.1, whole genome shotgun sequence genome contains a region encoding:
- the hectd1 gene encoding E3 ubiquitin-protein ligase HECTD1 isoform X1, which produces MADVDPDTLLEWLQMGQGDERDMQLIALEQLCMLLLMSDNVDRCFETCPPRTFLPALCKIFLDESAPDNVLEVTARAITYYLDVSAECTRRIVGVDGAIKALCNRLVVVELNNRTSRDLAEQCVKVLELICTRESGAVFEAGGLNCVLSFIRDSGHLVHKDTLHSAMAVVSRLCSKMEPQDSSLETCVESLSSLLKHEDHQVSDGALRCFASLADRFTRRGVDPAPLAKHGLTVELLSRMAAAGGTVTGPASSCKPGRTSTGAAPSAPDSKLSNQVSTIVSLLSTLCRGSPLVTHDLLRSALPDSMESALGGDERCVLDTMRLVDLLLVLLFEGRKALPKSTAGSTGRIPGLRRLDSSGERSHRQLIDCIRSKDTDALIDAIDTGAFEVNFMDDVGQTLLNWASAFGTQEMVEFLCERGADVNRGQRSSSLHYAACFGRPQVAKTLLRHGANPDLRDEDGKTPLDKARERGHSEVVAILQSPGDWMCPVNKGDDKKKKDVNKEEEEGSEPKGDPEMAPIYLRRLMPVFAQTFQQTMLPSIRKASLALIRKMIHYSSEVLLKEVCDSEVGHNLPTVLVEITATVLDQEDDDDGHLLALQIIRDLVDKGGDVFLDQLARLGVINKVSTLAGPASDDENEDEAKPEKEEEVQEDAREIQQGKPYHWKDWSIIRGRDCLYIWSDAAALELSNGSNGWFRFILDGKLATMYSSGSPEGGSDSSESRSEFLEKLQRARSQVKPVTASQPILSSVGPTKLTVGNWSLTCLKDGEIAIHNSDGQQATILKEDLPGFVFESNRGTKHSFTAETSLGSEFVTGWTGKRGRKLKSKLEKTKQKVKSMARELYDDHFKAVESMPRGVVVTLRNISTQLESAWELHTNRQCIEGENTWRDLMKTALENLIVVLKDENTISPYEMCSSGLVQALFTVLNNSMDLDMKHDCKPLMERINVFKAAFSENEDDESRPAVALIRKLIAVLESIERLPLHLYDTPGSTYNLQILTRRLRFRLERAPGETALIDRTGRMLKMEPLATVESLEQYLLKMVAKQWYDFERSSFIFVRKLREGQTFTFRHQHDFDENGIIYWVGTNAKTAYEWVNPAAYGLVVVTSSEGRNLPYGRLEDILSRDSSALNCHTNDDKNAWFAVDLGLWVIPSAYTLRHARGYGRSALRNWVFQVSKDGQNWTTLYTHIDDCSLNEPGSTATWPLDPSKEEKQGWRHIRIKQMGKNASGQTHYLSLSGLELYGTVTAVCEDQLGKAVKEAEANLRRQRRLFRSQVMKYIVPGARVVRGIDWKWRDQDGNPTGEGIVTGEAHNGWIDVTWDAGGSNSYRMGAEGKFDLKLAPGYDPESAATAPSPKPVSSTVSGPASSMVGPSATPAAIGGTTTTTSSSSSSTSSSSQQQSWSSLVKNNCPDKSGATSLGGASSSSRKGSSSSVCSVASSSDISLSSSAGLQGMGGLRMERRAEGLLLDQGSGLGGLMGIGVGSDGHQHEPIVVLSSAAEGGSGSASSTGTLTADTLAPGDEARNKDSSTDPATAISMGLVSVSSPDVSSVSESSSKDTPSQRPLCSAANARLSVSSLLAAGAPMSSSASVPNLSSREASLMESFVRRAPNMSRTNATNNMNLSRSSSDNNTNTLGRNVMSTATSPLMGAQSFPNLTSTGTTSTVTMSTSIVTSSNNVATATTGLSVGQLLSNTLTTSLTSTSSESDTGQEAEFSLYDFLDSCRANTLLAELDDEEDLPEPDDDDDENEDDNQEDQEYEEVLEEEEYETKGGRRRTWDDDFVLKRQFSALVPAFDPRPGRTNVQQTTDLDIPQPGTPRSEVQEEVECAPSPHLSLTLKVAGLGTTREVELPLSNYKSTIFYYVQRLLQLSCNGAVKTDKLRRIWEPTYTIMYRELKDSDKEKESGKMDLCEHSISISGGRSGGLSPSTVSANQSSEILCVAREMAQAKAGCSQNACGVEDVLQLLRILYIIGGDATANSRTLQEDFDEVMFNASPEEFTSKKITTKILQQIEEPLALASGALPDWCEQLTSKCPFLIPFETRQLYFTCTAFGASRAIVWLQNRREATMERSRPSTTVRRDDPGEFRVGRLKHERVKVPRGEAMMEWAESVMQLHADRKSVLEVEFQGEEGTGLGPTLEFYALVAAEFQRTSLGIWLCDDDFPDDESRQVDLGGGLKPPGFYVQRSCGLFPAPFPQDSEELERITKLFHFLGVFLAKCIQDNRLVDLPVSQPFFKLLCMGDIKSNMSKLLYQSRSSPQGHDPDRPHLQPFLLLSELQSEASTEESQETYSVGSFDEDSKSEFIMDPPKPKPPAWYHGILTGDDFQLVNPHRARFLKEVKELAVKRRQILGSKSLSEDEKNTRLQDLMLRNPLGSGPPLSIEDLGLNFQFCPSSKVHGFSAVDLKTNGDDEMVTMENAEEYVELMFDFCMHTGIQKQMEAFREGFNRVFPMEKLSSFSHKEVQMILCGNQSPSWTTDDIINYTEPKLGYTRDSPGFLRFVRVLCGMSSDERKAFLQFTTGCSTLPPGGLANLHPRLTIVRKVDATDSSYPSVNTCVHYLKLPEYSSEDIMRERLLAATMEKGFHLN; this is translated from the exons ATGGCGGACGTGGACCCAGACACCCTGCTGGAGTGGCTGCAGATGGGTCAGGGCGATGAGCGGGACATGCAGCTCATCGCTCTGGAGCAGCTCTGCATGCTGCTGCTCATGTCAGACAACGTGGACCGCTGCTTCGAGAC CTGTCCTCCTCGGACGTTCCTTCCGGCGCTCTGTAAGATCTTCCTGGATGAGAGTGCTCCAGATAACGTGCTGGAGGTCACGGCTAGAGCCATCACCTACTACCTGGACGTGTCGGCAGAGTGCACCCGGAGGATCGTGGGAGTGGACGGGGCCATCAAGGCTCTGTGCAACcggctggtggtggtggagctCAACAACAGGACCAGCAGAGACCTGGCCGAGCAGTGTGTCAAG GTGCTGGAGCTGATCTGTACCAGGGAGTCTGGCGCTGTGTTCGAGGCCGGTGGTCTGAACTGTGTGCTGAGTTTCATCAGAGACAGCGGTCATCTGGTTCATAAAGACACTCTGCACTCGGCCATGGCCGTCGTGTCCCGGCTCTGCAGCAAGATGGAGCCTCAGGACTCGTCTCTGGAGACCTGCGTCGAGTCTCTGTCCAGCCTCCTCAAACACGAAGACCACCAG GTATCAGATGGTGCACTCCGCTGCTTCGCTTCATTGGCCGACAGGTTCACTCGCCGCGGCGTGGATCCAGCCCCTTTAGCCAAACACGGGCTGACTGTGGAGCTGCTGTCTCGCATGGCGGCTGCCGGCGGCACAGTGACGGGCCCCGCCTCTTCCTGTAAGCCCGGCCGTACCTCAACCGGCGCCGCCCCCTCGGCCCCAGACTCCAAACTGAGCAACCAGGTGTCGACCATCGTCAGCCTGCTGTCCACGCTGTGCAGAGGGTCGCCACTCGTCACACAT GACCTGTTGCGTTCGGCGCTGCCCGACTCAATGGAGTCCGCTCTTGGAGGAGACGAGCGCTGCGTGCTGGACACCATGCGGCTGGTGGACCTCCTGCTGGTGCTCCTGTTTGAGGGGCGGAAGGCGCTGCCCAAATCCACGGCGGGGTCGACTGGTCGGATACCCGGCCTGAGGCGCCTGGACAGTTCAGGGGAGAGATCCCACCGACAGCTCATTGACTGTATCCGCAGCAAAGACACCGACGCTCTGATCGACGCTATTGACACCGGAG CTTTTGAGGTGAACTTCATGGACGATGTTGGACAGACGCTGCTCAACTGGGCTTCAGCTTTTGGCACACAGGAaatg GTGGAGTTTCTATGTGAGAGGGGGGCTGACGTcaacagaggtcagaggtcatcttCACTACACTACGCTGCCTGTTTCGGACGTCCACAAGTAGCCAAG actCTGCTGCGTCACGGAGCTAACCCTGACCTGAGAGACGAGGATGGGAAAACTCCTCTGGACAAGGCCAGGGAGAGAGGACACAGTGAGGTGGTGGCTATACTGCAGTCCCCTG gagaCTGGATGTGTCCGGTGAACAAGGGCGacgacaaaaagaagaaagatgtgaacaaggaggaggaggagggcagcgAGCCCAAAGGAGACCCAGAAATGGCTCCGATCTACCTGAGAAGACTTATGCCTGTTTTTGCACAAACCTTTCAGCAAACCATGCTGCCTTCTATTAG GAAAGCCAGTCTGGCTCTGATCAGGAAGATGATTCACTACAGCAGTGAAGTCCTGCTGAAGGAGGTGTGTGACAGCGAGGTGGGACACAACCTTCCCACTGTGCTGGTGGAGATCACTGCTACTGTCCTCGACCAGGAG gaCGATGACGACGGTCACCTGCTGGCTCTGCAGATCATCAGAGATCTGGTGGATAAAGGTGGAGACGTTTTCCTCGACCAGCTGGCTCGACTGGGAGTCATCAACAAGGTTTCCACTCTGGCTGGACCGGCGTCCGACGACGAGAACGAGGATGAAGCCAAACctgagaag gaggaggaggtgcaggaggatgCAAGGGAGATCCAGCAGGGGAAGCCGTATCACTGGAAGGACTGGTCCATCATCAGAGGGAGGGACTGTCTCTACATCTGGTCGGACGCTGCTGCTCTTGAACTCTCCAACGGCTCCAACGGCTGGTTCAGGTTCATCCTGGACGGGAAGCTGGCCACCATGTACTCCAGCGGGAGTCCAGAGGGGGGGTCAGACAGCTCCG AGTCTCGCAGTGAGTTCCTGGAGAAGCTGCAGCGCGCGAGGAGTCAGGTGAAACCAGTAACAGCCAGTCAGCCCATCCTGTCCAGTGTGGGGCCCACGAAGCTGACTGTGGGGAACTGGTCTCTGACCTGCCTGAAGGATGGAGAGATCGCCATACACAACTCAGACGGACAGCAGGCCACCATCCTGAAGGAAGACCTGCCGGGCTTCGTCTTCGAGTCCAACAGAGGAACCAAACACTCGTTCACAGCTGAGACCTCACTGG GCTCAGAGTTTGTGACGGGCTGGACGGGGAAGCGAGGCCGGAAGTTGAAGTCAAAGCTGGAAAAGACGAAGCAGAAGGTGAAGAGCATGGCGAGGGAGCTGTACGACGACCATTTCAAAGCCGTAGAGAGCATGCCCAGAGGAGTGGTGGTCACCCTGAGGAACATCTCCACACAGCTGGAGTCCGCCTGGGAGCTGCACACCAACAGACAG TGTATTGAGGGAGAGAACACGTGGAGGGACTTGATGAAAACGGCTCTGGAGAACCTGATCGTAGTTTTGAAGGATGAAAATACGATTTCTCCGTATGAGATGTGCAGCAGTGGCCTGGTCCAGGCTCTGTTCACTGTCCTCAATAat AGTATGGACCTGGACATGAAACATGATTGTAAGCCTTTAATGGAGAGGATCAATGTCTTTAAGGCGGCTTTCAGCGAAAATGAAGACGATGAAAG ccgACCAGCTGTTGCCTTAATCCGTAAACTGATAGCTGTCCTGGAGTCAATAGAACGTCTACCTCTGCACCTGTACGACACTCCAGGATCCACATACAACCTGCAG ATCTTGACGAGGAGGTTGCGGTTCCGTCTGGAGCGAGCGCCGGGCGAGACCGCTCTGATCGACCGGACGGGTCGCATGTTGAAGATGGAACCGCTCGCTACTGTCGAGTCTCTAGAGCAGTACCTGCTGAAGATG GTGGCAAAGCAGTGGTACGACTTTGAACGTTCGTCTTTCATCTTCGTGAGGAAGCTGAGGGAAGGACAGACCTTCACGTTCAGACATCAACACGACTTTGACGAGAATGGAATCATCTACTGGGTTGGAACCAACGCAAA gACGGCCTATGAGTGGGTGAATCCCGCTGCCTACGGCCTGGTGGTGGTTACCTCATCAGAGGGGCGGAACCTCCCCTACGGGCGATTGGAAGACATCCTGAGTCGGGATAGCTCCGCCCTCAACTGCCACACCAACGATGACAAAAACGCCTGGTTCGCTGTCGACCTCGGCCTCTGGGTCATTCCCTCGGCGTACACCCTGAGACACGCcag gggtTATGGACGCTCTGCGTTGAGGAACTGGGTCTTTCAGGTGTCTAAGGACGGTCAGAACTGGACGACTCTCTACACCCACATAGACGACTGCAGCCTCAACGAACCTGg GTCAACGGCCACGTGGCCTCTGGACCCGTCCAAAGAGGAGAAGCAGGGCTGGAGACACATCAGGATCAAACAGATGGGGAAGAACGCCAGCGGTCAGACTCACTACTTGTCTCTGTCCGGACTCGAGCTGTACGGCACCGTCACCGCCGTCTGTGAGGACCAGCTCG gtaaAGCTGTGAAGGAGGCGGAGGCGAACCTTCGTCGCCAGCGCCGACTGTTTCGCTCCCAGGTGATGAAGTACATCGTACCGGGGGCGCGGGTCGTCCGCGGCATCGACTGGAAATGGCGCGACCAGGACGGAAACCCGACCGGAGAGGGCATCGTCACCGGAGAGGCTCACAACG GCTGGATTGATGTAACCTGGGATGCTGGCGGCTCTAACTCTTACCGTATGGGCGCTGAAGGGAAGTTTGACCTCAAGCTTGCTCCAGGGTACGACCCTGAGTCGGCTGCCACAGCGCCGTCACCCAAACCTGTCTCATCCACTGTTTCAGGCCCCGCCTCCTCCATGGTGGGACCTTCCGCGACGCCGGCAGCCATCGGCGGCACCACCACTaccacctcctcctcgtcctcatccACCTCGTCTTCCTCGCAGCAGCAGTCGTGGAGCAGCCTGGTGAAAAATAACTGTCCCGACAAGAGCGGGGCCACGTCGCTCGGTGGGGccagctcctccagcaggaagggcagcagcagctccgTCTGCAGCGTCGCCTCTTCCTCCGACATCAGCCTGAGCTCCTCCGCGGGGCTGCAGGGCATGGGGGGTCTGCGGATGGAGAGGAGGGCCGAGGGGCTGCTGCTCGACCAGGGCTCCGGTTTGGGAGGACTAATGGGGATCGGGGTTGGCTCTGACGGACATCAGCATGAGCCGATCGTCGTGCTGTCCTCTGCAGCGGAGGGAGGTTCCGGCTCTGCGTCCAGCACCGGCACACTTACCGCCGACACGCTTGCCCCTGGTGACGAAGCCAGAAACAAGGACTCATCTACCGACCCGGCGACGGCTATCTCTATGGGACTGGTAAGCGTGAGCTCCCCCGACGTCAGCTCGGTGTCTGAGTCATCCAGCAAGGACACGCCTTCCCAGAGGCCTCTGTGCTCTGCGGCTAACGCCAGACTCTCTGTCAGCTCCCTGCTGGCCGCCGGTGCGCCAATGAGCTCCAGCGCCAGCGTGCCCAACCTGTCTTCACGTGAGGCCAGCCTCATGGAGTCCTTTGTCCGGCGTGCACCCAACATGTCACGCACCAACGCCACCAACAACATGAACCTGAGTCGCAGCAGCAGCgacaacaacaccaacactcTGGGCAGGAATGTCATGAGCACAGCTA cttCTCCTCTCATGGGCGCTCAGAGCTTTCCTAACCTCACCAGCACTGGCACCACCTCCACCGTTACCATGTCAACCTCCATAGTAACCAGCAGCAATAACGTAGCCACGGCCACCACGGGTCTGTCGGTGGGCCAGTTGCTAAGCAACACCCTGACGACCAGCCTGACGTCCACTTCCAGCGAGAGTGACACCGGCCAGGAGGCCGAATTCTCGCTCTATG ACTTCCTGGACAGCTGTCGAGCCAACACACTTTTGGCAGAGCTGGACGATGAAGAGGACCTCCCAGAGCCCGACGACGACGATGACGAGAACGAAGACGACAATCAGGAGGACCAGGAGTACGAGGAGGTCCTG gaggaggaggagtacgAGACCAAAGGAGGTCGCAGGAGGACGTGGGACGACGACTTTGTCTTGAAGAGACAGTTCTCTGCGCTGGTCCCTGCCTTCGACCCCCGACCGGGAAGAACCAACGTCCAGCAGACAACCGACCTGGATATCCCCCAACCAG GAACTCCTCGTTCAGAGGTTCAGGAGGAGGTGGAGTGCGCTCcgtctcctcacctctctctcactctgaaG GTGGCGGGGCTGGGTACAACCCGGGAGGTGGAGCTTCCTCTGTCCAACTACAAGTCCACCATCTTCTACTACGTCCAGCGgctgctgcagctctcctgCAACGGAGCCgtgaagacagacaaactgCGACGCATCTGGGAACCCACATACAC GATAATGTACAGAGAGCTGAAGGACTCtgacaaagagaaggagagtgGAAAGATG GACCTATGTGAACACAGTATCAGTATATCAGGGGGTCGTTCTGGGGGTCTGAGCCCAAGCACGGTCTCTGCCAACCAGAGCAGTGAGATCCTGTGCGTGGCCCGGGAGATGGCGCAGGCGAAGGCGGGCTGCAGCCAGAACGCCTGCGGGGTGGAGGACGTCCTACAGCTGCTGCGCATTCTCTACATCATCGGAGGAGACGCCACCGCCAACTCGCGCACACTGCAGGAGG aTTTTGATGAGGTAATGTTCAACGCGTCTCCAGAGGAGTTCACCAGTAAGAAGATCACGACCAAAATTCTGCAGCAGATCGAG GAGCCTCTTGCTCTGGCCAGCGGAGCTCTGCCCGACTGGTGTGAACAGCTCACCTCCAAGTGTCCTTTCCTCATCCCCTTCGAGACCCGACAGCTCTACTTCACCTGCACAGCGTTCGGAGCGTCCAG GGCAATCGTGTGGCTCCAGAACCGGCGGGAGGCGACCATGGAGCGCTCCCGGCCGTCCACCACGGTGCGGCGGGACGACCCCGGAGAGTTCAGGGTGGGTCGGCTCAAACACGAGCGAGTCAAAGTCCCCCGAGGTGAGGCCATGATGGAGTGGGCCGAGTCCGTCATGCAGCTGCACGCCGACAGGAAGTCCGTGCTGGAG GTGGAGTTTCAGGGGGAGGAGGGAACAGGTCTTGGTCCGACTCTGGAGTTTTACGCTCTGGTGGCTGCGGAGTTCCAGAGAACATCCCTGGGGATCTGGCTGTGTGACGACGACTTCCCCGACGACGAGTCCCGACAG GTGGACCTGGGCGGCGGTCTGAAGCCTCCCGGTTTCTACGTGCAGCGCTCCTGCGGTCTGTTCCCGGCCCCGTTTCCTCAGGACAgcgaggagctggagagaatcACCAAACTCTTTCACTTCCTAGGCGTCTTCCTGGCCAAGTGCATCCAGGACAACCGGCTGGTGGACCTGCCCGTCTCTCAGCCCTTTTTCAAGCTGCTCTGCATGGGAGACATCAAGTCCAACATGAGCAAGCTGCTGTACCAGAGTCGCAGCTCGCCGCAGGGCCACGACCCCGACAGACCCCACCTGCAGCccttcctgctgctgtctgagCTGCAGTCGGAGGCGTCCACCGAGGAGAGCCAGGAGACCTACTCTGTGGGCAGCTTCGACGAAGATTCCAAGTCTGAGTTCATCATGGACCCCCCGAAACCCAAACCGCCCGCCTGGTACCACGGCATCCTCACCGGGGATGACTTCCAGCTCGTAAACCCTCacag ggcGCGTTTCCTGAAGGAGGTGAAGGAGCTGGCGGTGAAGAGGAGGCAGATTCTGGGCAGTAAGAGTTTATCTGAAGATGAGAAGAACACCAGACTGCAGGACCTGATGCTGAGGAACCCGCTGGGCTCTGGCCCCCCCCTCAGCATCGAGGACCTCGG GTTGAACTTCCAGTTCTGTCCGTCCTCAAAGGTTCACGGTTTCTCAGCTGTGGATCTCAAAACAAACGGAGACGACGAG atggttACGATGGAGAATGCAGAGGAGTACGTGGAGTTGATGTTTGACTTCTGTATGCACACCGGCATTCAGAAACAGATGGAGGCCTTCAgag aGGGTTTCAATCGAGTGTTTCCGATGGAGAAGTTGAGCTCTTTCAGCCATAAGGAGGTTCAGATGATCCTCTGTGGCAACCAATCACCGTCCTGGACtactgatgacatcatcaactACACAGAACCAAAGCTGGGTTACACCAGAGACAG TCCCGGCTTCCTGCGGTTCGTCAGAGTTTTGTGTGGAATGTCGTCTGACGAGAGGAAAGCATTCCTTCAGTTCACCACCGGCTGCTCCACTCTGCCCCCCGGAGGCCTCGCCAACCTGCACCCCCGCCTCACCATCGTCAGAAAG gtggacGCCACGGACTCGAGCTACCCGTCAGTCAACACATGCGTTCACTATCTGAAGCTTCCGGAATATTCCTCCGAGGACATCATGAGAGAGCGTCTGTTAGCCGCCACCATGGAGAAAGGCTTCCACCTCaattga